In Cicer arietinum cultivar CDC Frontier isolate Library 1 chromosome 7, Cicar.CDCFrontier_v2.0, whole genome shotgun sequence, a single window of DNA contains:
- the LOC101496379 gene encoding GPI mannosyltransferase 1 isoform X2, whose translation MGVVYDILVGYFIYYILKLQKVPENLCNYSVVAWLFNPFTFTIGTRGNCEPIVSAMILWIIVCLMKGNVLQSAFWYGLVVHFRIYPIIYSIPIILVLDPNFFPSGQKPVLRNWSAVQKARPGEGNVRLTPVNLLKNIFTRNRLIFGLVSGSVFLFCTGLFYHLYGWEFLHEALLYHLTRTDPRHNFSIYFYHIYLHYGHDISVLEKLVSFLPQFLVQLVLIFSFAQDLPFCLFVQTVTFVAFNKVITAQYFVWFFCLLPLILPWSKMKLKWGGLSCILLWIGAQTHWLMWGYLLEFKGKNVFLQLWIASLMFLAANIFILVMIIHQHKCSSLFKALEYTHSKHAAKLE comes from the exons ATGGGAGTAGTTTATG ATATACTTGTGGGATATTTTATCTATTATATTCTAAAGCTGCAGAAGGTTCCTGAAAACCTCTGCAACTACTCTGTCGTGGCATGgctttttaatccatttacctTCACCATTGGGACACGCGGGAACTGTGAACCCATTGTTTCTGCCATGATATTGTGGATCATTGTCTGTCTTatgaaag GTAATGTGTTACAGTCAGCATTTTGGTATGGACTTGTTGTCCATTTCAGGATTTATCCTATAATTTATTCTATTCCTATAATCCTGGTTCTTGATCCGAACTTCTTCCCATCTGGTCAGAAACCTGTCCTAAGGAACTGGAGCGCCGTTCAGAAAGCGAGACCCGGAGAAGGGAATGTTCGTTTAACCCCggttaatttattgaaaaacatattcaCAAGGAACAGGCTGATATTTGGACTGGTCTCAGGATCGGTTTTCCTCTTCTGTACCGGTCTGTTCTACCACTTATATGGATGGGAGTTCCTACATGAGGCACTGCTGTACCATCTTACTCGTACGGATCCAAGGCACAACTTCTCCATCTATTTCTATCACATATATCTTCATTATGGGCATGACATCTCGGTGTTGGAAAAGCTTGTCTCCTTTTTGCCACAGTTTTTGGTTCAGCTGGTTCTTATTTTCAGCTTTGCACAGGATTTGCCATTCTGCCTATTTGTGCAGACTGTAACATTTGTGGCCTTCAATAAG GTGATTACAGCACAGTATTTTGTTTGGTTCTTTTGCTTATTGCCTCTAATACTCCCATGGAGTAAAATGAAGCTTAAATGGGGTGGATTGTCTTGTATTCTTTTGTGGATCGGAGCTCAGACCCATTGGTTAATGTGGGGCTACCTGCTTGAGTTCAAGGGAAAAAATGTCTTTTTACAGCTTTGGATTGCTAGCTTAATGTTTCTGGCAGCAAACATATTCATCCTTGTCATGATTATTCATCAACATAAATGTTCTTCTCTTTTTAAAGCTTTAGAGTATACACACTCCAAGCATGCAGCTAAGCTTGAGTGA
- the LOC101496379 gene encoding GPI mannosyltransferase 1 isoform X1, with amino-acid sequence MAWLDIRSLLLFSAVFRIILIVYGEWQDAHMEVRYTDVDYLVFSDAASLVASGDSPYKRTTYRYSPLLAFLLLPNSFIHQSWGKFLFSSADILVGYFIYYILKLQKVPENLCNYSVVAWLFNPFTFTIGTRGNCEPIVSAMILWIIVCLMKGNVLQSAFWYGLVVHFRIYPIIYSIPIILVLDPNFFPSGQKPVLRNWSAVQKARPGEGNVRLTPVNLLKNIFTRNRLIFGLVSGSVFLFCTGLFYHLYGWEFLHEALLYHLTRTDPRHNFSIYFYHIYLHYGHDISVLEKLVSFLPQFLVQLVLIFSFAQDLPFCLFVQTVTFVAFNKVITAQYFVWFFCLLPLILPWSKMKLKWGGLSCILLWIGAQTHWLMWGYLLEFKGKNVFLQLWIASLMFLAANIFILVMIIHQHKCSSLFKALEYTHSKHAAKLE; translated from the exons ATGGCATGGTTAGATATTCGTTCACTTCTTCTATTCTCCGCAGTTTTCCGCATCATTTTAATCGTATACGGAGAGTGGCAAGATGCTCACATGGAAGTCAGATACACCGACGTTGATTACCTCGTTTTTTCCGATGCGGCTTCTCTCGTTGCTTCCGGTGATTCTCCTTATAAAAGAACTACTTACCGTTATTCACCTTTACTCGCTTTTCTTCTCCTTCCTAATTCATTCATCCATCAATCTTGGGGaaagtttctcttttcttctgCAG ATATACTTGTGGGATATTTTATCTATTATATTCTAAAGCTGCAGAAGGTTCCTGAAAACCTCTGCAACTACTCTGTCGTGGCATGgctttttaatccatttacctTCACCATTGGGACACGCGGGAACTGTGAACCCATTGTTTCTGCCATGATATTGTGGATCATTGTCTGTCTTatgaaag GTAATGTGTTACAGTCAGCATTTTGGTATGGACTTGTTGTCCATTTCAGGATTTATCCTATAATTTATTCTATTCCTATAATCCTGGTTCTTGATCCGAACTTCTTCCCATCTGGTCAGAAACCTGTCCTAAGGAACTGGAGCGCCGTTCAGAAAGCGAGACCCGGAGAAGGGAATGTTCGTTTAACCCCggttaatttattgaaaaacatattcaCAAGGAACAGGCTGATATTTGGACTGGTCTCAGGATCGGTTTTCCTCTTCTGTACCGGTCTGTTCTACCACTTATATGGATGGGAGTTCCTACATGAGGCACTGCTGTACCATCTTACTCGTACGGATCCAAGGCACAACTTCTCCATCTATTTCTATCACATATATCTTCATTATGGGCATGACATCTCGGTGTTGGAAAAGCTTGTCTCCTTTTTGCCACAGTTTTTGGTTCAGCTGGTTCTTATTTTCAGCTTTGCACAGGATTTGCCATTCTGCCTATTTGTGCAGACTGTAACATTTGTGGCCTTCAATAAG GTGATTACAGCACAGTATTTTGTTTGGTTCTTTTGCTTATTGCCTCTAATACTCCCATGGAGTAAAATGAAGCTTAAATGGGGTGGATTGTCTTGTATTCTTTTGTGGATCGGAGCTCAGACCCATTGGTTAATGTGGGGCTACCTGCTTGAGTTCAAGGGAAAAAATGTCTTTTTACAGCTTTGGATTGCTAGCTTAATGTTTCTGGCAGCAAACATATTCATCCTTGTCATGATTATTCATCAACATAAATGTTCTTCTCTTTTTAAAGCTTTAGAGTATACACACTCCAAGCATGCAGCTAAGCTTGAGTGA